The Echeneis naucrates chromosome 23, fEcheNa1.1, whole genome shotgun sequence genome has a segment encoding these proteins:
- the mansc1 gene encoding MANSC domain-containing protein 1 → MFLHQLVSVTAAVTMMLASVPMSAMEPETCFSRQHQSARVNLRLALNRPGTLMVGRTARSERDCVLACCSEEVKLGAKCNMAVFTTNGHSSEDNCYLFHCPTEQDCPLMKAQDGINSYDIYKGLIHPTTVRPFTTTTKETTTFTTPVPTTPTTTQSTTTTTTTPTTTTQAPATTTAPPPIIIIATMPAVTPSPTTTTAAQTTTKKLNKTSKKQNKTTKKGKPHPVPPTSPSTPRSTTSLPVVTTGKAAECRTTDKPEPTTEPTTTTTPTTITRMTIPMTTTTSTPTTLDPIFQSDHTLQNSSAGRGKAVAAQGSMKTGVVAFMVLGLAVLTLALAVGGRKAMESFDRRHYTRLELNDLHYEVTTMGAGGRGSGGRKETSVPAGQCESRTAEPPQFAPAAAMEAGTA, encoded by the exons ATGTTCCTTCACCAACTTGTGTCTGTCACTGCTGCCGTCACCATGATGCTGGCATCAGTGCCCATGTCAGCCATGGAGCCGGAGACTTGTTTCTCCAGACAGCACCAGAGTGCCAGAGTCAACCTCAGACTGGCCTTAAACAGGCCGGGGACACTGATGGTGGGGCGGACTGCCCGGTCTGAGCGGGACTGTGTCCTCGCCTGCTGCTCAGAGGAAGTCAAACTAG GAGCCAAATGCAACATGGCCGTCTTCACCACCAACGGACACAGCAGTGAGGACAACTGCTACCTGTTCCACTGTCCGACGGAGCAGGACTGTCCTCTGATGAAGGCTCAGGATGGGATCAACAGCTACGACATCTACAAAg GTTTGATTCATCCGACCACAGTGAGGCCTTTCACCACAACCACAAAAGAAACCACCACCTTCACCACACCGGTACCAACTACACCCACAACCACACAAAgtactacaacaacaacaacaacaccaacgaCAACCACACAGGCTCCAGCCACCACCACAGCACCTCcacccatcatcatcatcgccacAATGCCAGCGGTAACGCCATCACCCACCAccacaacagcagctcagaccacAACCAAGAAGCTAAACAAAACCAGcaagaagcaaaataaaaccaccaaGAAAGGCAAACCTCATCCTGTCCCGCCCACCTCGCCGTCGACGCCACGCTCCAccacatcacttcctgttgtcacAACAGGCAAAGCAGCTGAATGCAGAACTACTGACAAACCAGAGCCAACAACTGAACCCACCACAACCACTACTCCTACAACCATCACCAGGATGACCATCCCCATGACgaccaccacctccacccctaCAACT CTGGACCCCATCTTCCAGTCAGACCACACGCTCCAGAACTCAAGTGCGGGCCGTGGGAAGGCGGTGGCAGCCCAGGGATCCATGAAGACCGGCGTGGTGGCCTTTATGGTGCTGGGGCTTGCCGTGCTCACACTGGCCCTGGCTGTTGGCGGTCGGAAGGCGATGGAGTCCTTTGACAGACGCCATTACACAAGACTGGAGCTGAATGACCTGCACTATGAGGT aacAACAATGGGagcgggggggagggggagcgGAGGGCGGAAGGAGACGTCGGTTCCTGCGGGACAATGTGAGAGTCGGACCGCCGAGCCGCCGCAGTTCGCTCCAGCCGCCGCGATGGAAGCGGGGACCGCCTGA
- the c4h11orf98 gene encoding uncharacterized protein C11orf98 isoform X2, which yields MEELGKKLFKRRRVLSREKRKRHQIVGAVVDEGLITIHHLKKRKSSPRANITLSGKKRRKLLKQLQHLQQEKAAMEVEAAPAKKQDPSSAPTKKKKKKNAVALAAAAGAVAVRLQDDVEMEDAE from the exons ATGGAG GAGCTGGGGAAAAAGCTTTTCAAGCGGCGGAGAGTCCTGAGTcgggagaagaggaagaggcatCAGATCGTTGGCGCTGTGGTGGATGAAGGTCTCATCACCATCCATCacctgaagaagaggaa GTCAAGTCCCAGAGCGAACATCACTCTGTCGGGGAAGAAGAGACGGAAGCTGctgaaacagctgcagcacctgcagcaggagaagGCAGCTATGGAAG TTGAGGCTGCACCAGCGAAGAAACAGGACCCATCATCAGCTCcaaccaagaagaagaagaagaagaacgcAGTGGCGTTGGCGGCAGCTGCAGGGGCGGTGGCGGTCAGACTCCAGGACGATGTAGAAATGGAGGATGCTGAATGA
- the c4h11orf98 gene encoding uncharacterized protein C11orf98 homolog isoform X1: MAPPGGKINRPKTELGKKLFKRRRVLSREKRKRHQIVGAVVDEGLITIHHLKKRKSSPRANITLSGKKRRKLLKQLQHLQQEKAAMEVEAAPAKKQDPSSAPTKKKKKKNAVALAAAAGAVAVRLQDDVEMEDAE, from the exons ATGGCGCCTCCCGGAGGGAAAATCAACAGACCGAAAACT GAGCTGGGGAAAAAGCTTTTCAAGCGGCGGAGAGTCCTGAGTcgggagaagaggaagaggcatCAGATCGTTGGCGCTGTGGTGGATGAAGGTCTCATCACCATCCATCacctgaagaagaggaa GTCAAGTCCCAGAGCGAACATCACTCTGTCGGGGAAGAAGAGACGGAAGCTGctgaaacagctgcagcacctgcagcaggagaagGCAGCTATGGAAG TTGAGGCTGCACCAGCGAAGAAACAGGACCCATCATCAGCTCcaaccaagaagaagaagaagaagaacgcAGTGGCGTTGGCGGCAGCTGCAGGGGCGGTGGCGGTCAGACTCCAGGACGATGTAGAAATGGAGGATGCTGAATGA
- the pthlha gene encoding parathyroid hormone-like hormone a — MFWSSRVLQQWSFAVFLLVSPVPHHGRPIDALSSRMKRSVTHAQLMHDKGRTLQDFKRRMWLQELLDEVHTAEIRDLPVRTTGGAGGSSGAGGGLGLSINLSTTGSTLHSKPPGGTKNLPLSFRLEEEEGTNLPQETNKSQTFKDGVLKAPGKKKKKGRAGRRREGDKRKRRARSLSGLHAEWSRVRL; from the exons ATGTTCTGGTCCAGCAGAGTCCTGCAGCAGTGGTCCTTTGCCGTCTTCCTGCTGGTCTCCCCGGTGCCACACCACGGCCGGCCCATCgatgccctgagcagcagaaT GAAACGCTCGGTCACGCACGCGCAGCTGATGCACGACAAAGGCCGGACCCTGCAGGACTTCAAGCGCCGGATGTGGCTGCAGGAGCTCCTGGACGAGGTGCACACGGCGGAGATCCGGGACCTGCCGGTCCGGACCACGGGGGGGGCCGGAGGCAGCAGCGGGGCCGGGGGGGGGCTCGGCCTCAGCATCAACCTGAGCACCACCGGCAGCACGCTGCACTCCAAACCCCCCGGGGGCACCAAGAACCTGCCCCTCAGCttcaggctggaggaggaggagggcaccAACCTGCCCCAGGAGACTAACAAGTCCCAGACCTTCAAGGACGGAGTCCTCAAGGCCCCcggcaagaagaagaagaaaggccGGGCCGGCCGGAGGCGGGAGGGggacaagaggaagaggagggcgCGCTCCCTGTCCGGACTGCACGCGGAGTGGAGCCGGGTCCGGCTCTGA